The following are from one region of the Oryzias latipes chromosome 12, ASM223467v1 genome:
- the dnm1 gene encoding dynamin-1 isoform X2 — protein MGNRGMEDLIPMVNRMQDAFTAIGQNANLDLPQIAVVGGQSAGKSSVLENFVGKDFLPRGSGIVTRRPLVLQLMNSPTEHAEFLHCKGKKFTDFDEVRQEIEAETDRVTGANKGISPVPINLRVYSPHVLNLTLVDLPGMTKVPVGDQPADIEAQIRDMLLQFVTKENCLMLAVSPANSDLANSDALKIAKEVDPQGLRTIGVITKLDLMDEGTDAKDILENKLLPLRRGYIGVVNRSQKDIDGKKDINAAIAAERKFFLSHPAYRHLADRMGTPYLQKVLNEQLTNHIRDTLPALRSKLQSQLLSIEKEVEEYKNFRPDDPSRKTKVLLQMVQQFSVDFDKCIEGSGDKIDTAELSGGAKINRIFHERFPFELVKMEFNEKELRKEISYAIKNIHGIRTGLFTPDLAFEAIVKKQIQKLKEPILKCVDMVVSELTSTIHKCSQKLAQYPLLREEMERIVTQHIRDRERDTKEQVLLLIDIELSYMNTNHEDFIGFANAQQRINQINKKKAAGNQDEIMPERGVNDRFKVIRKGWLTINNIGIMKGGAKEYWFVLTAESLSWYKDDEEKEKKYMLQVDNLKLRDVEKGFMSSKHIFALFNTEQRNVYKDYRQLELACESQEDVDAWKASFLRAGVYPERVTEKEGKSDGGDDNDSDNLMHSMDPQLERQVETIRNLVDSYMSIVNKTVRDLMPKTIMHLMINNTKEFINAELLAQLYSCGDQNSLMEESQEQAQHRDEMLRMYHALREALRIIGDISTTTVSTANPPPVDDSWLQVQRGSPGGRSPATSPTPNRRAPPGPPARPGSRGPPPGPPPAGGPPVPSRPGASLDPHAGPPPSVPSRPNRAPPSVPSRRPPPSPTH, from the exons ATGGGGAACCGGGGAATGGAGGATTTGATTCCGATGGTGAACCGAATGCAGGATGCCTTCACCGCAATCGGACAAAACGCCAACCTGGACCTGCCGCAGATCGCCGTGGTGGGCGGCCAGAGCGCAGGGAAGAGCTCGGTGCTGGAGAACTTCGTCGGGAA GGATTTCCTTCCCCGTGGGTCTGGCATCGTGACTCGTCGCCCTTTGGTTCTGCAGCTGATGAACAGCCCCACAG AACATGCTGAATTTCTGCACTGCAAGGGCAAAAAATTCACAGACTTTGATGAAGTCCGGCAGGAGATTGAGGCTGAGACTGACCGCGTCACAGGAGCCAACAAGGGCATCTCCCCAGTTCCAATTAACCTGCGAGTCTATTCACCTCATG TGTTGAACCTGACGCTGGTGGACCTGCCGGGAATGACCAAGGTGCCTGTGGGCGATCAGCCCGCAGACATCGAGGCCCAGATCAGGGACATGCTGTTGCAGTTTGTCACCAAGGAGAATTGTCTGATGTTGGCCGTGTCCCCGGCTAACTCGGATCTAGCCAACTCTGATGCTTTAAAGATTGCCAAAGAGGTCGACCCTCAGG GCTTAAGGACAATTGGTGTGATTACCAAGCTTGACCTGATGGATGAGGGGACAGACGCTAAAGACATCCTGGAGAACAAACTTCTTCCACTCCGGAGGG GCTACATTGGTGTGGTGAACAGAAGCCAAAAGGACATAGATGGAAAGAAGGACATAAATGCTGCCATAGCTGCTGAGAGGAAGTTCTTCCTCTCTCATCCTGCGTACAGACACCTGGCAGACCGTATGGGCACACCCTATCTACAGAAAGTCCTCAATGAG CAACTAACCAACCACATTCGGGACACGCTGCCTGCTCTGCGGTCCAAGCTGCAGAGTCAGCTCCTCTCTATAGAGAAGGAGGTAGAGGAGTACAAAAACTTCCGGCCTGATGATCCGTCTCGCAAAACCAAGGTTCTTCTCCA GATGGTGCAGCAGTTCTCTGTGGACTTTGATAAGTGCATAGAGGGCTCTGGAGACAAGATTGACACGGCAGAACTGTCAGGAGGTGCCAAGATCAATCGGATCTTCCATGAACGATTCCCCTTTGAACTGGTCAAG ATGGAGTTCAATGAGAAGGAGCTCCGCAAGGAGATCAGCTATGCTATCAAGAACATTCATGGCATCAG GACGGGTCTATTTACCCCTGACTTGGCCTTTGAGGCCATAGTAAAAAAGCAGATCCAAAAGCTGAAGGAGCCCATACTGAAGTGTGTAGATATGGTAGTAAGCGAACTCACCTCCACCATACACAAGTGTAGTCAAAAG CTGGCTCAATATCCCCTGCTGAGAGAGGAGATGGAGAGGATTGTTACCCAGCACatcagagacagagagagagacacaAAAGAACAG GTGCTGCTATTAATAGATATTGAGTTATCATATATGAACACCAACCATGAAGACTTCATTGGATTTGCCAA CGCTCAGCAGAGGATCAACCAAATAAACAAGAAGAAGGCAGCCGGCAACCAG GATGAAATCATG CCTGAGAGAGGAGTTAACGATCGGTTCAAG GTCATCAGAAAGGGATGGCTGACCATCAACAACATTGGCATCATGAAGGGCGGAGCCAAGGAGTACTGGTTCGTCCTCACTGCTGAGTCTCTGTCCTGGTACAAAGATGATGAG gaaaaagagaagaagtACATGCTCCAGGTGGACAACTTGAAGCTGAGGGATGTCGAGAAGGGTTTCATGTCCAGCAAGCATATTTTTGCCCTCTTCAACACTGAGCAGAG AAATGTGTATAAGGACTACCGTCAGCTGGAGCTGGCCTGTGAGAGTCAGGAAGACGTAGATGCCTGGAAAGCCTCCTTCCTCAGAGCTGGAGTTTATCCTGAGCGTGTCACG GAAAAAGAAGGGAAG agTGATGGTGGGGATGATAACGACTCGGACAACTTGATGCACAGCATGGACCCTCAGCTGGAGCGGCAGGTGGAGACCATCCGCAACCTGGTTGACTCCTACATGTCCATCGTCAACAAGACTGTGCGGGACCTGATGCCAAAGACCATCATGCACCTCATGATCAACAAC ACTAAGGAATTCATTAATGCCGAGCTGCTGGCACAGCTGTACTCCTGCGGAGACCAAAACTCCCTGATGGAGGAGTCTCAGGAGCAGGCGCAGCACCGTGACGAGATGCTGCGGATGTACCACGCCCTGCGAGAGGCCCTCCGGATCATCGGCGACATCAGCACAACCACCGTGAGCACGGCCAACCCACCACCCGTGGATGACTCCTGGCTGCAGGTGCAGCGGGGCAGTCCTGGGGGAAG ATCTCCAGCAACTAGTCCCACCCCAAACCGAAGGGCTCCACCAGGACCTCCAGCTCGTCCAGGGTCCCGCGGTCCTCCGCCCGGGCCTCCTCCTGCTGGAGGTCCTCCTGTTCCGTCTCGCCCTGGAGCTTCTCTGGACCCCCACGCTGGACCCCCACCCTCTGTGCCATCCCGCCCAAACCGCGCTCCTCCGAGCGTGCCGAG CCGGAGACCCCCGCCCTCTCCAACCCACTAA
- the dnm1 gene encoding dynamin-1 isoform X6 — protein MGNRGMEDLIPMVNRMQDAFTAIGQNANLDLPQIAVVGGQSAGKSSVLENFVGKDFLPRGSGIVTRRPLVLQLMNSPTEHAEFLHCKGKKFTDFDEVRQEIEAETDRVTGANKGISPVPINLRVYSPHVLNLTLVDLPGMTKVPVGDQPADIEAQIRDMLLQFVTKENCLMLAVSPANSDLANSDALKIAKEVDPQGLRTIGVITKLDLMDEGTDAKDILENKLLPLRRGYIGVVNRSQKDIDGKKDINAAIAAERKFFLSHPAYRHLADRMGTPYLQKVLNEQLTNHIRDTLPALRSKLQSQLLSIEKEVEEYKNFRPDDPSRKTKVLLQMVQQFSVDFDKCIEGSGDKIDTAELSGGAKINRIFHERFPFELVKMEFNEKELRKEISYAIKNIHGIRTGLFTPDLAFEAIVKKQIQKLKEPILKCVDMVVSELTSTIHKCSQKLAQYPLLREEMERIVTQHIRDRERDTKEQVLLLIDIELSYMNTNHEDFIGFANAQQRINQINKKKAAGNQDEIMVIRKGWLTINNIGIMKGGAKEYWFVLTAESLSWYKDDEEKEKKYMLQVDNLKLRDVEKGFMSSKHIFALFNTEQRNVYKDYRQLELACESQEDVDAWKASFLRAGVYPERVTEKEGKSDGGDDNDSDNLMHSMDPQLERQVETIRNLVDSYMSIVNKTVRDLMPKTIMHLMINNTKEFINAELLAQLYSCGDQNSLMEESQEQAQHRDEMLRMYHALREALRIIGDISTTTVSTANPPPVDDSWLQVQRGSPGGRSPATSPTPNRRAPPGPPARPGSRGPPPGPPPAGGPPVPSRPGASLDPHAGPPPSVPSRPNRAPPSVPSRRPPPSPTH, from the exons ATGGGGAACCGGGGAATGGAGGATTTGATTCCGATGGTGAACCGAATGCAGGATGCCTTCACCGCAATCGGACAAAACGCCAACCTGGACCTGCCGCAGATCGCCGTGGTGGGCGGCCAGAGCGCAGGGAAGAGCTCGGTGCTGGAGAACTTCGTCGGGAA GGATTTCCTTCCCCGTGGGTCTGGCATCGTGACTCGTCGCCCTTTGGTTCTGCAGCTGATGAACAGCCCCACAG AACATGCTGAATTTCTGCACTGCAAGGGCAAAAAATTCACAGACTTTGATGAAGTCCGGCAGGAGATTGAGGCTGAGACTGACCGCGTCACAGGAGCCAACAAGGGCATCTCCCCAGTTCCAATTAACCTGCGAGTCTATTCACCTCATG TGTTGAACCTGACGCTGGTGGACCTGCCGGGAATGACCAAGGTGCCTGTGGGCGATCAGCCCGCAGACATCGAGGCCCAGATCAGGGACATGCTGTTGCAGTTTGTCACCAAGGAGAATTGTCTGATGTTGGCCGTGTCCCCGGCTAACTCGGATCTAGCCAACTCTGATGCTTTAAAGATTGCCAAAGAGGTCGACCCTCAGG GCTTAAGGACAATTGGTGTGATTACCAAGCTTGACCTGATGGATGAGGGGACAGACGCTAAAGACATCCTGGAGAACAAACTTCTTCCACTCCGGAGGG GCTACATTGGTGTGGTGAACAGAAGCCAAAAGGACATAGATGGAAAGAAGGACATAAATGCTGCCATAGCTGCTGAGAGGAAGTTCTTCCTCTCTCATCCTGCGTACAGACACCTGGCAGACCGTATGGGCACACCCTATCTACAGAAAGTCCTCAATGAG CAACTAACCAACCACATTCGGGACACGCTGCCTGCTCTGCGGTCCAAGCTGCAGAGTCAGCTCCTCTCTATAGAGAAGGAGGTAGAGGAGTACAAAAACTTCCGGCCTGATGATCCGTCTCGCAAAACCAAGGTTCTTCTCCA GATGGTGCAGCAGTTCTCTGTGGACTTTGATAAGTGCATAGAGGGCTCTGGAGACAAGATTGACACGGCAGAACTGTCAGGAGGTGCCAAGATCAATCGGATCTTCCATGAACGATTCCCCTTTGAACTGGTCAAG ATGGAGTTCAATGAGAAGGAGCTCCGCAAGGAGATCAGCTATGCTATCAAGAACATTCATGGCATCAG GACGGGTCTATTTACCCCTGACTTGGCCTTTGAGGCCATAGTAAAAAAGCAGATCCAAAAGCTGAAGGAGCCCATACTGAAGTGTGTAGATATGGTAGTAAGCGAACTCACCTCCACCATACACAAGTGTAGTCAAAAG CTGGCTCAATATCCCCTGCTGAGAGAGGAGATGGAGAGGATTGTTACCCAGCACatcagagacagagagagagacacaAAAGAACAG GTGCTGCTATTAATAGATATTGAGTTATCATATATGAACACCAACCATGAAGACTTCATTGGATTTGCCAA CGCTCAGCAGAGGATCAACCAAATAAACAAGAAGAAGGCAGCCGGCAACCAG GATGAAATCATG GTCATCAGAAAGGGATGGCTGACCATCAACAACATTGGCATCATGAAGGGCGGAGCCAAGGAGTACTGGTTCGTCCTCACTGCTGAGTCTCTGTCCTGGTACAAAGATGATGAG gaaaaagagaagaagtACATGCTCCAGGTGGACAACTTGAAGCTGAGGGATGTCGAGAAGGGTTTCATGTCCAGCAAGCATATTTTTGCCCTCTTCAACACTGAGCAGAG AAATGTGTATAAGGACTACCGTCAGCTGGAGCTGGCCTGTGAGAGTCAGGAAGACGTAGATGCCTGGAAAGCCTCCTTCCTCAGAGCTGGAGTTTATCCTGAGCGTGTCACG GAAAAAGAAGGGAAG agTGATGGTGGGGATGATAACGACTCGGACAACTTGATGCACAGCATGGACCCTCAGCTGGAGCGGCAGGTGGAGACCATCCGCAACCTGGTTGACTCCTACATGTCCATCGTCAACAAGACTGTGCGGGACCTGATGCCAAAGACCATCATGCACCTCATGATCAACAAC ACTAAGGAATTCATTAATGCCGAGCTGCTGGCACAGCTGTACTCCTGCGGAGACCAAAACTCCCTGATGGAGGAGTCTCAGGAGCAGGCGCAGCACCGTGACGAGATGCTGCGGATGTACCACGCCCTGCGAGAGGCCCTCCGGATCATCGGCGACATCAGCACAACCACCGTGAGCACGGCCAACCCACCACCCGTGGATGACTCCTGGCTGCAGGTGCAGCGGGGCAGTCCTGGGGGAAG ATCTCCAGCAACTAGTCCCACCCCAAACCGAAGGGCTCCACCAGGACCTCCAGCTCGTCCAGGGTCCCGCGGTCCTCCGCCCGGGCCTCCTCCTGCTGGAGGTCCTCCTGTTCCGTCTCGCCCTGGAGCTTCTCTGGACCCCCACGCTGGACCCCCACCCTCTGTGCCATCCCGCCCAAACCGCGCTCCTCCGAGCGTGCCGAG CCGGAGACCCCCGCCCTCTCCAACCCACTAA